The proteins below come from a single Ruegeria sp. THAF33 genomic window:
- a CDS encoding DUF1992 domain-containing protein has protein sequence MFGALGKLVERQIKKAQAEGQLQGLEGEGQPLPDRSSEALSDPATAAGHRIMAQAGVFPEEFDIKKQLDTARQDYATLTDPAERKAAMARIADLEMRYNMARDARRAFMR, from the coding sequence ATGTTTGGAGCGTTGGGAAAACTGGTCGAGCGCCAGATCAAGAAAGCCCAGGCCGAGGGTCAGTTGCAGGGCCTCGAGGGCGAAGGCCAACCACTGCCTGACCGGTCATCCGAGGCATTGAGCGATCCGGCCACCGCCGCCGGCCATCGGATCATGGCACAGGCAGGCGTGTTTCCGGAAGAATTCGACATCAAAAAGCAGCTCGACACAGCGCGGCAGGACTATGCGACCCTGACGGACCCCGCCGAGCGCAAGGCCGCAATGGCCCGTATCGCCGACCTGGAAATGCGCTACAACATGGCCCGCGACGCACGGCGGGCCTTCATGCGGTGA
- a CDS encoding benzoate/H(+) symporter BenE family transporter — protein MTHKAPPFQTVSTGLVVAIVGFFSSFPIVLQGLAAMGASPAQAASGLMMAAIAMGLTAIVLSLWYRQPISVAWSTPGAALLAVSATPALGFAEATGAFLCAGALTVLAGLWRPLGRMAAAIPTTLAQAMLGGVLLPLCILPFQAAVDLPWQALPVILTWFIAGRINRLFAVPAAVVAAAAVVVLNAGDASLTPTQWVAAPVWTTPSFSVASVIGIAVPLFIVTMATQNIPGIAVIRSFGYAPQTGKLFSSVGISSILSSPFGAPATCLAAITAAMCANEDSHPDPAQRYWSAVMGGLFYCLFGVFAVAITGFAIHADPLLMGTLTGVALIGVMANATSAALEVPAEREAAILTFAITASGITAFGLGAAVWGLLAGGMAYLVKQRFR, from the coding sequence ATGACGCACAAAGCCCCACCGTTCCAGACAGTCTCGACCGGGCTGGTTGTGGCAATCGTCGGTTTTTTCAGCTCTTTCCCGATCGTCTTGCAGGGGTTGGCGGCGATGGGCGCGTCCCCGGCGCAGGCGGCGTCCGGATTGATGATGGCGGCGATCGCCATGGGCCTGACCGCCATCGTGCTGAGCCTGTGGTACCGGCAGCCGATCAGCGTGGCCTGGTCCACGCCGGGTGCGGCCCTGCTGGCGGTTTCCGCCACACCTGCACTGGGGTTTGCCGAAGCGACAGGCGCGTTCCTTTGTGCGGGGGCTTTGACCGTGTTGGCAGGGCTGTGGCGACCATTGGGGCGAATGGCTGCGGCGATACCGACGACCCTGGCGCAGGCCATGTTGGGGGGCGTGTTGCTGCCGCTTTGCATATTGCCCTTTCAGGCAGCGGTTGACCTGCCATGGCAAGCCTTGCCGGTAATTCTGACATGGTTCATCGCTGGCCGGATCAACCGCCTGTTTGCCGTTCCGGCTGCGGTCGTGGCAGCGGCAGCCGTCGTCGTTCTGAACGCTGGGGACGCGTCGCTGACGCCGACGCAATGGGTCGCGGCTCCGGTCTGGACCACGCCCAGCTTCTCTGTGGCTTCGGTCATCGGGATTGCCGTGCCGCTGTTCATCGTCACGATGGCGACCCAGAACATCCCCGGCATCGCAGTGATCCGCAGCTTTGGCTATGCGCCGCAGACCGGCAAACTGTTCTCGTCCGTGGGCATTTCCAGCATCTTGTCCTCTCCGTTCGGTGCCCCCGCCACCTGCCTTGCGGCGATCACCGCTGCGATGTGCGCGAACGAGGACAGCCACCCCGACCCCGCGCAACGCTATTGGTCTGCCGTGATGGGTGGATTGTTCTATTGCCTGTTCGGGGTGTTCGCCGTGGCGATTACCGGGTTCGCCATTCATGCCGATCCACTGTTGATGGGTACGCTGACCGGTGTTGCGCTGATCGGGGTGATGGCCAATGCCACATCCGCCGCGCTGGAAGTTCCGGCCGAGCGCGAAGCGGCCATCCTGACCTTTGCCATCACTGCATCAGGGATCACCGCGTTCGGGCTTGGTGCGGCGGTCTGGGGCTTGCTGGCAGGCGGGATGGCCTATCTTGTGAAACAACGCTTTCGGTAA
- a CDS encoding valine--tRNA ligase, whose product MAMEKTFNAAEAEARIYKAWEQAGAFKAGANKSRDESFCIMIPPPNVTGALHVGHAFNNTLQDILIRWHRMRGFDTLWQPGQDHAGIATQMQVEKMLAATQQPSRNELGREKFLEKVWEWKGEYGGTIIEQLKRLGSSCDWSRNAFTMAGAAGDPRTGHENSPNFHDAVIKVFVDMYDKGLIYRGKRLVNWDPHFETAISDLEVENIEVAGHMWHFKYPLAGGETYEYLEKDEDGNVIFREERDYISIATTRPETMLGDGAVAVHPSDERYAPIVGKLCEIPVGPKEHRRQIPIITDDYPDPNFGSGAVKITGAHDFNDNMVAKRGGIPMYRLMDTKGAMRADGAPYAEEAGKAQDYARGRAFTENEIDAINLVPDHLRGLDRFEARAKVVEEITADGLAVMTRADDPRLGSTALKPDQEGADTLVPLVESKPIMQPFGDRSKVVIEPMFTDQWFVDAAKVVGPALDAVKDGTVKIIPESGEKTYYHWLENIEPWCISRQLWWGHQIPVWYGLDLSAEDFIDDENDGDLDLVELGRLLNEGGMLHRGNVMECAASFEAVTEKFLDDNADIPSPLSHATVIEVADKQEAIHRFAESLAQYAVEQDPTKLVYPVWRDPDVLDTWFSSGLWPIGTLGWPEQTDELQRYFPTDVLITGFDILFFWVARMMMMQLAVVDQIPFHTVYLHQLVRDEKGKKMSKTTGNVIDPLEIVDEFGADALRFTNASMAAIGGVLKLSRERITGYRNFGTKLWNAVRFAEMNEVFTDAVPQLDVADLKPKAAVNRWIIGETARVREEVDAALDSYRFNDAANGLYAFIWGKVCDWYVELSKPLLQGDDAEAQAETRATMRWVLDQCLVLLHPIMPFITEELWGLTGTRAKMLVHADWPTYAAAELVEADADREMNWVISVIENTRSARAQMRVPAGLYVPMLVTEIDAHGQAAWDRNEALIKRLARIESLTKADTLPKGTISIAAPGASFGLPLADIIDIGAEKERLEKAKGKLAKELGGLRGRLNNPKFVTSAPAEVVEEAKANLAAREEEEAKLNEALARLTEIA is encoded by the coding sequence ATGGCGATGGAAAAGACATTCAACGCGGCCGAGGCCGAGGCCCGGATCTACAAGGCCTGGGAACAGGCCGGAGCCTTCAAGGCAGGCGCGAACAAATCGCGCGACGAGAGCTTTTGCATCATGATCCCGCCGCCGAACGTGACCGGTGCGCTCCATGTGGGCCATGCGTTCAACAACACTCTACAGGACATTCTGATCCGCTGGCACCGGATGCGTGGCTTTGACACGTTGTGGCAGCCCGGGCAGGATCACGCCGGCATCGCAACCCAGATGCAGGTCGAAAAGATGCTGGCCGCCACCCAACAACCCAGCCGCAACGAATTGGGCCGCGAAAAGTTTCTGGAGAAAGTCTGGGAATGGAAGGGTGAATACGGCGGCACCATCATCGAGCAGCTGAAACGCCTCGGCTCTTCATGCGACTGGTCGCGCAACGCCTTCACCATGGCCGGCGCGGCGGGCGACCCGCGCACGGGCCATGAAAACAGCCCCAACTTCCACGACGCGGTCATCAAGGTTTTTGTCGACATGTACGACAAGGGCCTGATCTACCGCGGCAAGCGGCTAGTCAACTGGGATCCGCATTTCGAAACCGCGATTTCGGACCTCGAGGTCGAGAATATCGAGGTCGCCGGCCATATGTGGCACTTCAAGTACCCTTTGGCGGGCGGTGAGACATATGAGTATTTGGAAAAAGATGAAGATGGGAATGTGATCTTCCGCGAAGAGCGGGATTATATTTCGATCGCCACGACCCGCCCCGAGACCATGCTGGGCGACGGCGCGGTTGCGGTGCACCCCTCGGACGAACGCTATGCGCCGATCGTCGGCAAGCTGTGCGAAATCCCAGTTGGTCCGAAAGAGCATCGCCGCCAGATCCCCATCATCACCGATGACTACCCTGACCCGAATTTCGGCTCGGGCGCGGTGAAGATCACCGGCGCACATGACTTCAACGACAACATGGTCGCCAAGCGCGGCGGTATTCCGATGTACCGCCTGATGGACACCAAGGGCGCGATGCGGGCCGATGGGGCCCCTTATGCCGAAGAGGCAGGGAAGGCGCAGGACTATGCGCGTGGGCGCGCGTTCACCGAGAACGAAATCGACGCGATCAATCTGGTGCCGGATCATCTGCGTGGCCTCGACCGGTTCGAAGCGCGGGCCAAGGTGGTGGAAGAGATCACCGCTGATGGTCTGGCCGTGATGACCCGCGCGGATGATCCGCGCCTGGGATCAACCGCTTTGAAGCCGGATCAGGAAGGCGCCGACACGCTGGTGCCGCTGGTCGAAAGCAAACCGATCATGCAGCCCTTCGGCGACCGGTCGAAGGTGGTGATCGAGCCGATGTTCACCGATCAGTGGTTCGTCGATGCCGCCAAGGTCGTCGGCCCCGCGCTGGACGCGGTCAAGGACGGCACGGTCAAGATCATCCCCGAGTCGGGCGAGAAGACCTATTACCACTGGCTTGAAAATATCGAACCCTGGTGCATCAGCCGCCAACTGTGGTGGGGACATCAGATTCCGGTTTGGTATGGTCTCGACTTGTCCGCAGAAGACTTCATTGACGACGAGAACGATGGCGACCTTGATCTGGTTGAATTGGGTCGTTTGCTGAACGAAGGTGGCATGCTGCACCGTGGCAATGTCATGGAATGTGCCGCGAGCTTCGAGGCCGTTACCGAAAAGTTCCTGGACGACAATGCGGACATTCCCAGCCCTCTGAGCCACGCGACCGTGATCGAAGTCGCCGACAAGCAGGAGGCGATCCATCGGTTCGCCGAAAGCCTGGCGCAGTACGCCGTTGAACAGGATCCGACCAAGCTGGTTTACCCGGTGTGGCGCGACCCTGACGTGCTGGACACGTGGTTTTCCTCCGGCCTGTGGCCCATCGGCACGCTAGGCTGGCCCGAACAGACCGATGAGTTGCAGCGCTACTTCCCCACCGATGTCCTGATCACCGGTTTCGACATCCTGTTCTTCTGGGTCGCCCGGATGATGATGATGCAGCTGGCCGTGGTCGATCAGATCCCGTTCCACACCGTCTATCTGCACCAGCTCGTCCGCGACGAGAAGGGCAAAAAAATGTCCAAGACCACCGGCAACGTCATCGACCCGCTGGAGATTGTGGACGAATTCGGCGCCGACGCGCTGCGCTTCACCAACGCGTCGATGGCGGCGATTGGCGGCGTGCTGAAACTGTCCCGCGAACGCATCACCGGTTATCGCAACTTTGGCACCAAACTGTGGAACGCCGTCCGTTTTGCCGAGATGAACGAGGTTTTCACCGATGCCGTCCCGCAGCTGGACGTTGCCGATCTGAAACCCAAGGCCGCCGTGAACCGCTGGATCATCGGCGAAACCGCCCGGGTGCGCGAAGAGGTCGACGCGGCGCTGGACAGCTACCGCTTCAACGACGCGGCGAACGGGCTTTATGCCTTTATCTGGGGCAAGGTCTGTGACTGGTATGTGGAACTGTCCAAACCTCTGCTGCAAGGCGATGACGCCGAGGCCCAGGCTGAAACCCGCGCCACCATGCGCTGGGTTCTGGATCAGTGCCTAGTCCTGCTGCACCCAATCATGCCCTTCATCACCGAGGAACTGTGGGGCCTGACCGGCACCCGTGCCAAGATGCTGGTGCATGCCGACTGGCCGACCTATGCCGCCGCCGAACTGGTCGAAGCCGACGCGGATCGCGAAATGAACTGGGTGATCTCGGTGATCGAGAACACCCGTTCGGCCCGCGCCCAGATGCGCGTTCCGGCCGGTTTGTACGTGCCGATGCTGGTGACCGAGATCGACGCCCACGGCCAGGCCGCCTGGGACCGGAACGAGGCGCTGATCAAGCGACTGGCCCGGATCGAAAGCCTGACCAAGGCCGACACGCTGCCCAAGGGCACGATCTCGATCGCGGCGCCCGGAGCGTCCTTTGGCCTGCCGCTGGCGGATATCATCGACATCGGCGCGGAAAAGGAACGGCTGGAAAAGGCCAAGGGCAAGCTGGCCAAGGAACTTGGTGGCCTGCGCGGTCGTCTGAACAACCCGAAATTCGTGACCTCGGCCCCCGCAGAGGTCGTGGAAGAGGCCAAAGCCAACCTCGCCGCCCGCGAAGAGGAAGAGGCGAAACTGAACGAGGCGCTGGCCCGACTGACCGAAATCGCCTGA
- a CDS encoding dienelactone hydrolase family protein yields MSWTHETVFPFSAPMTSGQSTTHDVYVGGEGPPILILQELPGIGPETLALSAKLNASGFRVYLPHLFGTYGKVEMGKNMARLFCVRREFNIFARGRQSPIAGWMRALTREIKQRENSAGVGVIGMCLTGSFALTLMAEDAVLGGVASQPALPILGGRHLHMSAEDIGAASAGMAAKGPGLAMRYSEDKLAPKKLMRALEQAFGNLLETVEYPGKDHSLLTLDFHEPAYQRVDAYFKARFGMA; encoded by the coding sequence ATGAGCTGGACGCATGAAACCGTTTTTCCCTTCTCTGCCCCGATGACCAGCGGGCAGTCGACCACACATGACGTTTATGTCGGAGGCGAAGGCCCACCGATCCTGATCCTTCAGGAACTGCCCGGGATCGGGCCCGAAACGCTGGCGTTGTCCGCCAAGCTCAACGCATCCGGCTTTCGCGTCTACCTGCCTCATTTGTTTGGAACCTATGGCAAGGTTGAAATGGGCAAGAACATGGCCCGGTTGTTCTGCGTGCGGCGCGAGTTCAACATTTTCGCCCGTGGCAGGCAGAGCCCCATTGCAGGATGGATGCGCGCCCTGACCCGTGAGATCAAGCAACGCGAAAACAGCGCCGGTGTGGGCGTCATCGGCATGTGCCTGACCGGCAGTTTCGCCCTTACCCTCATGGCAGAAGACGCCGTTCTGGGCGGGGTAGCCAGCCAACCAGCGCTGCCGATCCTCGGGGGCCGCCATCTGCATATGAGCGCTGAAGACATCGGCGCGGCCTCTGCGGGTATGGCTGCGAAAGGCCCCGGTCTGGCGATGCGGTATTCCGAAGACAAGCTTGCACCAAAGAAACTGATGCGGGCGCTTGAACAGGCATTCGGCAATCTGCTGGAAACCGTCGAATATCCCGGCAAGGATCATTCGCTGCTGACGCTGGATTTCCATGAACCCGCCTATCAACGCGTTGACGCCTATTTCAAAGCACGCTTTGGCATGGCGTAG
- a CDS encoding xanthine dehydrogenase family protein molybdopterin-binding subunit, with the protein MEKFGRSQPVKRTEDQRFLTGQGHYMDDAVPGNALFAAFFRSPVAHGDITSLDVDAARAADGVRLVMTLDDLAASGIDTVLNAAVLQNRDGSRAAAPDRHMLARDRVRFVGEPVAVVIADTLTQAQDAVELIWMDTQERPAKLDVEAGGEILHAEAPENRAFDWGLGDETATRAAFQAAAHTVSLNVADNRVIISSLEPRGCQANWSEGRLHFSYGGQGVWAMKAQLAQKLKLDADDIRVTTPDVGGGFGMKVMPYPEYFCVSVAAMKLGQPVHWMSDRSEAMLSDHHGRDLTSLAELAFDADHKITAYRVHSKVNLGAYNSHFGQAIQTSLFSKVLMGVYDVQTTYLRVEGFYTNTTQVDAYRGAGRPEAIYVLERAMDRAARELGVDPWELRRRNFIRPADFPYTTSTGETYDVGDFDMVFTRAADQTTGFEARKAADAERGLIRGQGLCYYIESILGDPSENAKVAFCEDGTVNLYVGTQSNGQGHETVYAQFLSDQTGIPMDKITVIQGDTDRLAHGGGTGGSRSVTVQSTAALATIDKMIAAFTPYLADKMGVEENDVSFDHETFRAPGSNLTPTLTEAAEMARADGRTDLLQHEARANLDARSYPNGAHVAEVVIDSCTGETWVDRYTVVDDFGNLINPMLAEGQVHGGVVQGIGQALTEHVVHDAHGQLLTASFMDYALPRATDIPMIKFTSAPVPSTSNPMGMKGCGEAGTVGALAAVANAVQDALWDHGVRQADMPFTPHKVWELLTHESVAAE; encoded by the coding sequence ATGGAAAAGTTCGGCAGAAGCCAGCCGGTGAAACGGACCGAGGATCAACGGTTCCTGACCGGGCAGGGGCATTACATGGATGATGCGGTACCCGGGAACGCTTTGTTTGCCGCATTCTTCCGCAGCCCGGTGGCGCATGGTGACATCACCTCTCTGGATGTCGATGCCGCGCGGGCTGCCGACGGTGTTCGGCTGGTCATGACGCTGGACGATCTGGCCGCATCAGGCATCGACACGGTTCTGAATGCGGCGGTCTTGCAGAACCGGGATGGGTCCAGGGCCGCTGCGCCCGATCGGCACATGCTGGCCAGGGATCGCGTGCGTTTCGTGGGCGAGCCGGTGGCAGTTGTCATTGCGGATACCCTGACGCAGGCGCAGGACGCGGTTGAATTGATCTGGATGGATACGCAAGAGCGCCCGGCCAAGTTGGACGTCGAGGCCGGGGGCGAGATCCTGCACGCGGAAGCGCCCGAGAACCGAGCTTTCGATTGGGGGCTGGGCGACGAAACCGCGACCCGGGCAGCCTTTCAGGCGGCCGCGCATACCGTGTCGCTGAACGTCGCCGACAACAGGGTCATCATCAGTTCGCTGGAGCCGCGCGGATGTCAGGCGAACTGGTCCGAGGGGCGCCTGCATTTCTCCTACGGAGGTCAGGGCGTATGGGCGATGAAGGCCCAACTGGCGCAAAAACTGAAACTGGATGCGGACGACATACGCGTCACGACCCCGGATGTCGGTGGTGGTTTCGGTATGAAGGTGATGCCATACCCTGAATATTTCTGCGTCTCCGTGGCGGCGATGAAGCTGGGTCAGCCGGTGCACTGGATGTCCGACCGATCCGAGGCGATGCTGTCTGATCATCATGGCCGCGATCTGACCTCGCTGGCCGAGCTGGCCTTTGACGCCGATCACAAGATCACCGCCTATCGCGTCCACAGCAAGGTGAACCTTGGCGCATACAACAGCCACTTTGGTCAGGCGATCCAGACCAGCCTGTTCAGCAAAGTGCTGATGGGTGTCTATGACGTTCAGACCACCTATTTGCGGGTCGAAGGCTTTTATACGAACACGACGCAGGTGGATGCGTATCGCGGTGCGGGCCGCCCCGAGGCGATTTACGTGCTTGAACGCGCGATGGACCGCGCCGCGCGTGAACTGGGCGTTGACCCATGGGAACTGCGGCGCAGGAATTTCATCCGCCCCGCCGATTTCCCCTACACCACTTCCACCGGCGAAACGTATGATGTCGGCGATTTCGACATGGTTTTCACCCGCGCGGCCGACCAGACCACAGGGTTCGAGGCCCGCAAAGCTGCGGATGCCGAACGCGGTCTGATCCGGGGGCAGGGTCTCTGTTACTATATCGAAAGCATTTTGGGGGACCCTTCCGAAAACGCGAAGGTCGCGTTTTGCGAGGATGGAACGGTGAATCTTTACGTCGGCACACAATCGAACGGGCAGGGGCATGAGACGGTCTACGCCCAGTTCCTGTCAGATCAGACGGGTATCCCCATGGACAAGATCACCGTCATTCAGGGCGATACCGACCGGCTTGCCCATGGCGGCGGCACTGGCGGGTCCCGCTCGGTCACGGTGCAAAGCACGGCCGCCCTGGCCACGATTGACAAGATGATCGCCGCATTCACGCCTTATCTTGCCGATAAGATGGGGGTCGAGGAAAATGATGTGAGTTTTGACCACGAGACATTCCGAGCGCCGGGCTCCAACCTGACGCCGACCCTGACCGAAGCCGCCGAGATGGCGCGTGCCGATGGTCGAACGGATCTGCTGCAACATGAGGCCCGCGCCAACCTGGATGCGCGCAGCTACCCGAACGGCGCGCATGTTGCCGAAGTCGTGATCGATTCTTGCACCGGCGAAACCTGGGTGGACCGCTACACGGTGGTTGACGATTTTGGCAATCTTATCAATCCGATGCTGGCTGAAGGTCAGGTACATGGCGGGGTGGTGCAGGGTATCGGCCAGGCCCTGACCGAACATGTCGTGCACGATGCACATGGGCAACTGCTCACGGCTTCGTTTATGGATTACGCCTTGCCCCGTGCAACCGACATACCCATGATTAAGTTTACCTCGGCGCCGGTTCCGTCGACTTCAAACCCGATGGGGATGAAAGGGTGTGGCGAGGCTGGCACCGTGGGCGCGCTGGCCGCTGTGGCAAACGCGGTTCAGGATGCGCTCTGGGACCACGGGGTGCGGCAGGCGGACATGCCTTTCACACCTCACAAAGTATGGGAATTGCTGACGCATGAATCTGTCGCGGCTGAGTAG
- a CDS encoding DUF2235 domain-containing protein — protein sequence MNLSRLSRKVLGWLGRPLRSEHSAETRHREPISHVIILDGTMSTLEPGFETHAGQTFRLCCEMGSKVSVFYEAGVQWESWKSSLDVMMGRGINRQIRRAYGYLASRYKPGDKIFFIGYSRGAYGVRSLAGVIDMIGLLKAEHATERNILQAYRHYECNPDGIAASEFRRRFCHDGVEIEMIGAWDTVKALGLRLPLLWRWAEEKHAFHNHQLGPVTRHGYHALALDETREVFEPVLWTCTPEFKGHVEQVWFRGTHGDIGGQLNGYEEARPLSNISLIWMLDKAELHGLTLPDGWRDRFPIDPHAPSVGTWRGWGKIFLLRKHRKVGQDPSERLHVSVSPDELPGWVAMPNLPSHPAQ from the coding sequence ATGAATCTGTCGCGGCTGAGTAGAAAGGTTCTGGGATGGCTCGGGCGCCCTTTGCGGTCCGAGCATTCCGCCGAGACGCGGCACCGCGAACCGATCAGCCATGTCATCATTCTTGATGGCACCATGTCCACTCTGGAACCGGGGTTTGAAACCCATGCCGGTCAGACATTTCGCCTGTGCTGCGAGATGGGCAGCAAGGTTTCGGTGTTCTACGAGGCCGGCGTGCAGTGGGAAAGCTGGAAGTCCTCGCTGGACGTGATGATGGGCCGGGGCATCAACCGCCAGATCCGTCGCGCCTATGGGTATTTGGCGTCCCGCTACAAGCCGGGCGACAAGATCTTTTTCATCGGCTATTCGCGCGGTGCCTATGGCGTGCGCAGTCTGGCCGGCGTGATCGATATGATCGGCCTGCTCAAGGCGGAACACGCCACCGAGCGAAACATACTGCAAGCGTATCGCCACTATGAATGCAACCCAGACGGCATCGCCGCCAGCGAATTCCGCCGACGTTTCTGCCACGACGGCGTCGAGATCGAGATGATCGGCGCCTGGGACACGGTCAAGGCGCTGGGTTTGCGTCTGCCGTTGCTGTGGCGCTGGGCCGAAGAGAAGCACGCCTTTCACAACCATCAGCTGGGCCCAGTCACCCGCCACGGGTATCACGCTTTGGCGCTGGATGAGACGCGCGAAGTGTTCGAACCAGTTCTGTGGACCTGCACGCCCGAGTTCAAGGGCCATGTGGAGCAGGTCTGGTTCCGTGGAACCCATGGCGACATAGGTGGCCAATTGAACGGCTACGAAGAGGCGCGGCCGCTGAGCAACATTTCCCTGATCTGGATGCTGGACAAGGCGGAATTGCACGGTCTGACATTGCCCGACGGCTGGCGCGATCGGTTTCCCATTGACCCCCATGCGCCGTCGGTTGGCACATGGCGCGGCTGGGGCAAGATTTTCCTGCTGCGAAAGCACCGCAAGGTCGGGCAGGACCCTTCAGAACGCCTGCATGTTTCAGTTTCGCCGGACGAACTGCCCGGATGGGTCGCGATGCCAAATTTACCATCGCATCCGGCGCAGTAG
- a CDS encoding GcrA family cell cycle regulator: MSWTDERVELLKKMWGEGQSASQIAKELGGVTRNAVIGKVHRLGLSNRTAGASPAKAEPKEKPAPAPKAEAKPKPAPKTEPARPAPAPTAEAKPVVPARRQIIPAGQPLPPQPSANEISPEALAKVNEVEKKAKKLTLMELTEKTCKWPVGDPATEDFWFCGLPVEAGKPYCEAHVGVAFQPMSSRRDRRR; this comes from the coding sequence ATGTCCTGGACAGACGAGCGTGTTGAACTGCTGAAGAAGATGTGGGGCGAAGGCCAGTCGGCCAGCCAGATTGCCAAGGAACTGGGCGGCGTGACCCGCAATGCGGTGATCGGCAAGGTGCACCGCCTGGGCCTGTCGAACCGGACGGCAGGCGCATCCCCGGCCAAGGCGGAACCGAAAGAAAAACCGGCGCCCGCCCCCAAGGCCGAGGCCAAGCCCAAACCTGCGCCCAAGACCGAACCGGCGCGTCCGGCCCCGGCCCCGACCGCCGAGGCGAAACCGGTCGTTCCGGCCCGCCGTCAGATCATCCCCGCCGGTCAGCCGCTGCCACCGCAGCCATCGGCCAACGAGATCAGCCCCGAGGCGCTGGCCAAGGTCAACGAAGTTGAAAAGAAAGCCAAGAAGCTGACTCTGATGGAATTGACCGAGAAGACCTGCAAGTGGCCCGTGGGCGACCCCGCGACCGAGGATTTCTGGTTCTGCGGCCTTCCGGTTGAGGCGGGCAAACCCTATTGCGAGGCGCATGTGGGAGTGGCCTTCCAGCCGATGAGCTCGCGCAGGGATCGTCGGCGTTAG
- a CDS encoding ABC transporter permease: protein MQNPADQTARRFGAVNWMGLYTLAQRETLRFLAVWTQTVLAPLVTAGLFLLIFTIAIGPSRPDVMGVPFVMFLAPGIMMMTVIQNAFANTSSSMVIAKVQGNIVDTLMPPLSPLEILLGYLAGGIARGVMIALVISIAFLVLLSIAPQHPLIALTFVVLGGAFMGALGLFAGIFANKFDQMAAITNFIVTPLAFLSGTFYSVEALPPVLNRLTHLNPVFYLIDGLRYGMIGVSDSSPWLGMAVCTFATFVIGAITWLMLRTGYRLKA from the coding sequence ATGCAAAATCCCGCAGATCAGACCGCGCGTCGCTTCGGAGCAGTCAACTGGATGGGCCTGTACACGCTGGCGCAGCGCGAAACCCTGCGTTTTCTGGCCGTCTGGACGCAGACGGTTCTGGCACCACTGGTTACGGCGGGGCTATTCCTGTTGATCTTCACCATCGCCATCGGACCCAGCCGGCCCGATGTCATGGGTGTACCGTTTGTGATGTTTCTGGCGCCGGGGATCATGATGATGACGGTGATCCAGAATGCCTTTGCCAATACCTCGTCCTCGATGGTGATCGCCAAGGTGCAGGGCAATATCGTCGATACATTGATGCCACCGCTGTCCCCGCTCGAGATTCTGCTGGGTTACCTCGCGGGTGGCATTGCCCGAGGCGTGATGATCGCACTGGTGATCTCGATTGCGTTTCTGGTCTTGCTCTCCATTGCGCCTCAGCACCCCCTGATCGCGCTGACCTTTGTTGTTCTGGGTGGGGCATTCATGGGCGCATTGGGCCTGTTTGCCGGTATCTTCGCCAACAAGTTCGACCAGATGGCAGCAATCACCAACTTTATCGTCACGCCGCTGGCCTTCCTGTCGGGTACGTTCTACTCGGTCGAGGCGCTGCCGCCCGTGCTGAACCGCCTGACCCACCTGAACCCGGTGTTCTATCTTATCGATGGTTTGCGCTATGGAATGATCGGAGTGTCCGACAGCTCTCCGTGGCTGGGGATGGCGGTATGTACGTTTGCGACTTTCGTGATCGGAGCCATCACCTGGCTGATGCTGCGCACCGGATATCGCCTCAAGGCTTAG